From the Candidatus Schekmanbacteria bacterium genome, one window contains:
- a CDS encoding hydrogenase produces MINFFDAIMIVFMITSLLLLGSSRLAGCIRIVALQGILLSLLPLMVSGGGLTIDSLILSIGTIILKGMVFPWLLSRAIREAEVRREVEPFVGYITSLGFGGAAFVISLWIGSRLPVPHGEASSLTLSVAFFTILTGFFLIVTRRKAISQVLGYLTLENGIYTFGVGLAYDEPLLVDLGILLDIFVAVFVMGITLFHINREFDSISTDQLVELKDGEK; encoded by the coding sequence ATGATAAATTTCTTTGATGCCATAATGATCGTATTTATGATCACAAGCCTTCTTCTTCTCGGCTCAAGCAGGCTTGCAGGCTGCATACGGATCGTTGCATTGCAGGGGATACTCCTAAGTCTTCTGCCTCTCATGGTAAGCGGGGGCGGGTTAACTATCGACTCATTGATCCTTTCTATAGGGACAATCATTTTAAAGGGGATGGTCTTCCCGTGGTTATTGTCCCGTGCAATCCGTGAGGCCGAAGTACGTCGCGAAGTAGAGCCTTTTGTAGGCTACATAACATCGCTTGGCTTTGGAGGTGCGGCATTCGTAATCTCATTATGGATAGGCTCACGGCTTCCAGTCCCTCACGGGGAAGCTTCATCTCTTACATTGTCCGTTGCATTCTTCACTATTTTAACAGGATTTTTCCTTATAGTCACAAGGCGGAAAGCCATAAGTCAGGTGCTTGGGTATCTTACGCTTGAAAACGGAATCTATACTTTCGGGGTAGGACTCGCATACGATGAGCCTCTCCTTGTTGACCTTGGAATATTACTCGATATTTTCGTTGCCGTATTCGTCATGGGTATCACGCTTTTTCATATCAACCGTGAGTTTGACAGCATAAGCACCGACCAGCTCGTAGAATTGAAGGACGGAGAAAAATGA
- a CDS encoding pyridoxamine 5'-phosphate oxidase family protein — protein sequence MIKLTEEERQQLLTSYVNGLGIERRHLSKEETEQEIVKFLSLNNVCVLSTVGSDGKPRSTVVDYEHEGMIIYIMTEGGVKVDNILGNPNVSLGIYAPHKTMRGVMGLNYQGTAEVFTFQEHKDIFMKVLPLFSHVIENFKKEVKGVTPRPDVMKLIRISPVNVNFICYARGLPEAVWTK from the coding sequence ATGATCAAACTTACAGAAGAAGAAAGACAGCAGTTATTGACTTCCTATGTCAACGGTCTTGGCATTGAGCGAAGGCATCTCAGTAAAGAGGAGACAGAGCAGGAAATAGTGAAATTCCTGTCGCTGAACAATGTCTGTGTCCTTTCTACGGTAGGCAGCGACGGAAAGCCGCGTTCAACTGTCGTTGACTATGAACATGAAGGAATGATAATCTATATAATGACAGAGGGTGGCGTTAAGGTTGACAACATCCTTGGCAATCCCAATGTCTCGCTCGGCATATACGCACCTCACAAGACCATGCGGGGAGTCATGGGACTGAATTATCAGGGGACAGCGGAAGTCTTCACGTTCCAGGAACACAAAGATATTTTTATGAAAGTCCTGCCGCTCTTCAGTCATGTGATAGAGAACTTCAAAAAAGAGGTAAAAGGTGTAACTCCGCGCCCTGATGTTATGAAACTAATAAGAATAAGTCCGGTGAATGTGAATTTTATATGTTATGCAAGAGGTCTTCCCGAGGCTGTGTGGACAAAGTGA
- a CDS encoding HEPN domain-containing protein has product MNDKVQYWIEISDYDIETASAMLETRRFLYVGFMCHQAIEKILKAFYQLIRDEIPPKTHNLRFLAKETGLSESLSETQKSFFRMLEPMNIDARYPEYKERIFDSLTYENCKEILSKTQEMQKWIKQKLLEKQKNI; this is encoded by the coding sequence GTGAATGACAAAGTCCAATACTGGATTGAAATTTCCGACTACGATATTGAAACTGCAAGTGCAATGTTGGAAACGAGAAGATTTTTGTATGTAGGTTTCATGTGTCATCAGGCTATAGAGAAAATTCTAAAAGCTTTTTATCAGCTGATAAGAGATGAAATCCCTCCAAAGACTCATAATCTAAGATTTCTTGCAAAAGAAACTGGGTTAAGTGAATCATTGTCAGAAACCCAGAAATCTTTTTTTAGAATGTTGGAGCCAATGAACATAGATGCACGATATCCTGAGTATAAAGAAAGAATATTTGACTCTTTAACCTATGAAAACTGCAAAGAAATTCTAAGCAAGACACAGGAGATGCAGAAATGGATCAAACAGAAATTATTAGAAAAGCAGAAGAATATATAA
- a CDS encoding cytochrome c biogenesis protein CcdA yields the protein MSNVSNTTAFVAGILSFVSPCVLPLVPAYISFVSGMIAGNGDEPEKRRGTTWITFINSLAFVAGFSIVFVILGASATFLGSFLGSKVTLVSQIAGAIIVIFGLHTMGVFRIKALDIEKRFNIGKKRVGVLGSLLVGFAFAFGWTPCIGPVLGAILALASAQDSVKEGMVLLSFYSAGLGIPFLLTSLGINQFFRFFGKVKKHFRTIEIVAGVFLVVVGLLIMTNNFQKLIYLIAW from the coding sequence ATGAGTAATGTATCGAATACCACCGCCTTTGTGGCTGGGATTCTATCCTTTGTCTCTCCATGCGTTCTTCCTCTTGTACCGGCTTATATTTCCTTTGTGTCAGGAATGATTGCAGGAAACGGAGATGAGCCAGAGAAAAGGAGAGGAACAACATGGATTACATTCATAAATTCCCTTGCCTTTGTAGCGGGTTTTTCCATTGTATTTGTAATCCTCGGTGCCTCTGCAACTTTTTTAGGAAGCTTTCTCGGCAGCAAGGTTACACTGGTAAGCCAGATAGCCGGCGCCATTATAGTGATATTCGGCCTCCACACGATGGGTGTTTTCAGGATAAAGGCGCTTGACATTGAAAAAAGATTCAACATCGGGAAGAAAAGGGTCGGCGTTTTAGGCTCACTGCTTGTAGGATTTGCTTTTGCCTTTGGATGGACACCCTGCATTGGCCCGGTGCTCGGCGCAATCCTTGCCCTTGCTTCTGCGCAGGACTCTGTAAAAGAGGGGATGGTGCTTCTTTCCTTTTATTCAGCCGGGCTTGGCATACCGTTCCTGCTCACATCTCTCGGCATCAATCAGTTTTTCAGATTCTTCGGCAAAGTAAAAAAACATTTCCGGACCATTGAAATCGTTGCGGGGGTTTTCCTTGTGGTAGTTGGTCTGCTGATAATGACAAATAATTTCCAGAAGCTTATTTACCTTATAGCATGGTAG
- a CDS encoding glycosyltransferase, translating into MVKISVVIPVKNSGKTLEECILAVRAGTFQDYEIIVVDDLSSDNSIDIARKHGCTVVKSHSPHGVSAARNTGAAAAAAGAEIILFIDADILIEKDSLDKIMKIYNEKNVDAVVGVQSEFLRYTNFLSQFKNLWMRYTYLSQPDYVSLFYTSMASIKKDIFLAMGGFDENYRMPNVEDTDFGQKLAMKGVKILLARELAVEHLKGYNFWSILKTDYYRARGLIKMTMRRGAAMFSGGNKTSVPNTYIMQVIFFMLFLFLFLSFALTGEKMFLLAGLFFFLVIFVANISFLNFLKKKKGAAFAMAGFFFIVSDNLAVAAGLITGFVSYLFGSRYY; encoded by the coding sequence ATGGTTAAAATTTCGGTTGTCATTCCAGTTAAGAATTCCGGAAAAACTCTTGAGGAATGCATCCTCGCAGTCAGAGCCGGCACTTTTCAGGATTATGAGATTATTGTCGTTGATGATTTAAGCTCTGACAACTCGATTGATATTGCCAGAAAGCATGGCTGCACGGTTGTTAAATCCCATTCACCTCATGGCGTTTCAGCGGCACGAAATACCGGCGCTGCCGCTGCCGCTGCCGGGGCAGAAATAATCCTGTTTATTGATGCAGACATCTTGATAGAAAAAGATTCTCTTGATAAGATAATGAAAATCTATAATGAGAAGAATGTTGATGCTGTTGTCGGCGTACAGTCCGAATTCCTGCGATACACTAATTTCCTGAGCCAGTTCAAGAACCTATGGATGCGTTATACTTATTTAAGCCAGCCCGATTATGTTTCATTGTTTTATACAAGCATGGCTTCGATAAAGAAGGATATTTTTCTCGCTATGGGTGGTTTTGACGAGAATTACAGAATGCCTAATGTTGAGGACACTGATTTTGGACAGAAGCTTGCTATGAAGGGAGTAAAGATTCTTCTTGCGAGAGAGCTTGCCGTGGAGCACCTGAAGGGGTACAATTTCTGGTCTATTCTAAAGACAGATTATTACAGGGCCCGCGGGCTTATAAAAATGACAATGCGCAGAGGTGCTGCAATGTTTAGTGGTGGAAATAAAACTTCTGTTCCAAACACATATATCATGCAGGTCATTTTTTTTATGCTCTTTCTTTTCCTTTTTTTGTCATTTGCCTTGACCGGAGAAAAAATGTTTCTTCTGGCAGGATTATTCTTTTTTCTGGTTATATTTGTTGCGAATATCAGTTTTCTTAATTTTCTAAAAAAGAAGAAAGGAGCTGCCTTCGCGATGGCAGGTTTTTTTTTCATAGTTTCTGATAATCTGGCGGTTGCAGCGGGATTGATAACGGGTTTTGTGTCATATCTCTTTGGCAGCCGCTATTACTGA
- a CDS encoding NAD-binding protein → MIAEEELYFSLRRIFKSVFLVLAIFLFGTGGYYLIGIAEGKGWRLAECAYMTVITLSTVGFGEILDIGNSLYGRGFTVFLILCGMGILLYGVSTITAFIVEGDLTKILARNKMKKKIQEKKGHYIVCGAGVTGSGVIRELLDTKRDFVVIDSNIEKIEKARKEGEFLYIAGDASVDEVLLDANILEAAGLIACLPEDKDNLFVTMTARELNPDIRIISKVIDYSSGQKLLKAGANSIVSPSTIGSLRMVSELIRPSVVSFLDEMLRGREKNFRIEEFQIPDGSKLSGKSILSSGVYTEANIPVLAVREKGKKEYIYNPPADMKLSPGTVLIVLADSSALSTLTKLSNE, encoded by the coding sequence ATGATCGCTGAAGAGGAACTTTATTTTTCACTGAGGAGGATATTCAAGTCAGTTTTTCTTGTTCTGGCTATCTTTCTTTTTGGAACAGGCGGTTATTATCTGATTGGGATTGCAGAAGGGAAGGGATGGAGGCTTGCGGAATGCGCCTACATGACGGTGATAACCCTTTCAACTGTAGGTTTTGGTGAAATTCTTGACATCGGCAACAGCTTGTACGGAAGAGGGTTCACAGTTTTCCTCATCCTTTGCGGGATGGGTATATTGCTTTATGGAGTAAGTACGATCACGGCATTTATCGTTGAAGGTGATCTCACAAAAATTCTTGCGAGAAATAAAATGAAAAAAAAGATACAGGAGAAGAAAGGACATTATATAGTCTGCGGTGCAGGGGTCACTGGCTCCGGCGTAATAAGAGAGCTTCTCGATACAAAAAGAGATTTTGTGGTGATTGACAGCAACATCGAAAAAATCGAGAAAGCCAGAAAAGAGGGTGAGTTCCTGTATATAGCCGGTGATGCCTCGGTTGACGAAGTATTGCTAGACGCTAATATACTTGAGGCTGCCGGTCTTATAGCCTGCCTTCCGGAAGACAAGGATAACCTCTTTGTAACCATGACAGCGCGGGAGTTGAATCCTGATATACGGATAATATCAAAGGTGATTGACTATAGCTCAGGTCAAAAGCTTTTAAAGGCAGGCGCGAATTCTATTGTTTCCCCCAGTACGATCGGAAGTCTGAGGATGGTCTCAGAACTCATACGCCCCAGTGTTGTAAGCTTTCTTGATGAGATGCTAAGGGGAAGAGAGAAGAATTTCCGTATAGAAGAATTTCAGATACCGGATGGTTCGAAGCTTTCCGGTAAGTCAATCCTTTCTTCAGGCGTATACACTGAAGCTAATATCCCTGTCCTTGCTGTAAGAGAAAAAGGGAAAAAGGAATATATATATAATCCTCCTGCTGACATGAAACTTTCCCCGGGGACAGTGCTGATAGTTCTTGCTGACAGCAGTGCATTGTCAACATTAACGAAACTCAGTAATGAGTAA
- a CDS encoding NADH dehydrogenase FAD-containing subunit has protein sequence MISALILVPLFAGIAALILRNNIWRRGLLLITAIFHTGMTLSAWSVKPAPSLEGWLAFDAIGLLFLTITSLLFFFCSLYAINYLKNEPPVNHEDFEERVFFSNAPEARFTGCLLFFLATMTLVPLSQHFGILWVSIEATTLASAPLIFFHRHHRSLEATWKYLLVCSVGIAVALLGNFSLAVAASMEKGNHISMVLGEMIKDAPHLHIPWLKAAFICFLVGYGTKMGLAPMHTWLPDAHSESPSVVSALLSGALLNCAFVGILRAYQICSAAGIAQFSQKLLTVFGLFSMLVAAVFIIGQTDYKRLLAYSSIEHMGILSLGVGIGGSARFGAILHAINHSFTKGMLFLLAGNILSFYKTKDCGRVKGISRILPQSGALWIAGLFAITGSPPFGSFISEFLILKGAIESGHFIAASAYLLFLALIFIGMATVMMPMVQGTPSEEIKNLKPGKETLLSIIPPVALGIIMVVLGIYIPSFLSRAVEQASNMLGGF, from the coding sequence ATGATCTCAGCATTGATATTAGTCCCTCTCTTTGCAGGTATCGCGGCGCTGATCCTGCGAAATAATATTTGGCGCAGGGGATTGCTGTTGATCACTGCGATTTTCCACACAGGTATGACTTTGTCAGCATGGTCGGTGAAACCAGCACCTTCACTTGAAGGATGGCTTGCTTTTGATGCAATAGGTCTTCTGTTTCTCACGATAACAAGCCTTCTTTTTTTCTTCTGTAGTTTATATGCGATCAATTATCTGAAAAACGAACCGCCTGTAAACCATGAGGACTTTGAAGAAAGGGTTTTCTTTTCAAATGCACCTGAAGCAAGGTTCACCGGATGTCTTCTTTTTTTTCTTGCAACCATGACCCTTGTCCCGCTTTCCCAGCATTTCGGGATACTCTGGGTATCAATTGAAGCAACGACGCTTGCCAGTGCGCCGCTTATCTTTTTTCACAGACATCACAGGTCTCTGGAGGCGACATGGAAATATCTGCTTGTCTGCTCTGTCGGAATCGCAGTTGCATTGCTCGGCAATTTCTCCCTTGCCGTAGCTGCCTCCATGGAAAAAGGGAACCATATCTCCATGGTCCTTGGCGAGATGATAAAAGATGCACCACATCTTCATATCCCGTGGCTTAAAGCAGCTTTCATATGTTTTCTGGTAGGCTATGGGACAAAAATGGGGCTTGCTCCGATGCACACATGGCTTCCTGATGCTCACAGTGAATCACCTTCAGTAGTCTCCGCACTTCTCTCAGGAGCGCTTCTAAACTGCGCCTTTGTAGGGATATTAAGGGCATATCAGATTTGCTCTGCCGCGGGAATCGCACAGTTCAGTCAGAAATTACTTACTGTATTCGGTCTTTTTTCAATGCTTGTAGCCGCAGTTTTCATTATCGGCCAGACCGATTACAAGCGGCTTCTCGCATATTCAAGCATAGAACACATGGGTATCCTCTCTCTCGGTGTCGGTATCGGGGGAAGCGCAAGATTCGGCGCAATCCTTCATGCAATCAATCATTCGTTTACAAAGGGGATGCTTTTTCTTCTGGCAGGGAACATCCTTAGTTTTTATAAAACCAAGGACTGCGGCAGGGTCAAGGGGATATCACGCATCCTTCCTCAATCAGGAGCATTATGGATAGCCGGGCTCTTTGCGATTACCGGTTCTCCTCCATTTGGCTCATTTATAAGCGAGTTTCTCATATTGAAAGGCGCCATTGAAAGCGGACACTTCATCGCAGCATCAGCATATCTCCTGTTTCTGGCCCTGATTTTCATAGGGATGGCAACCGTCATGATGCCAATGGTACAGGGAACCCCGTCAGAAGAGATTAAAAACCTCAAACCGGGAAAAGAAACCCTGCTTTCAATAATACCCCCAGTGGCGCTCGGTATTATAATGGTAGTGCTTGGCATCTATATTCCCTCCTTTCTAAGCCGTGCGGTTGAGCAGGCATCTAATATGTTGGGAGGATTCTGA
- a CDS encoding cyclase family protein produces MKIHDISLPVYEKMVGWPMDPKVKLRLKSKIESGAPCNLTKIVMSAHSGTHIDAPFHFIKKGKTVDRLPLEAFYGDAVVVELDSKDKINIRDLSALKLKGKKRVLFKTRNSSLWKNKKFIKDFVYFTEKSAEHLVKCGVKLVGIDYLSVEEYGNEKHPAHSVFLSAEVILLEGLNLLTVKPGNYTLCAFPLNLKGCDGAPVRAVLIEE; encoded by the coding sequence ATGAAGATTCACGATATTTCTCTACCTGTCTATGAAAAGATGGTCGGCTGGCCTATGGATCCGAAGGTCAAACTAAGATTGAAAAGTAAAATAGAGTCCGGAGCCCCCTGCAATCTCACAAAGATAGTTATGAGCGCCCATTCAGGGACGCATATCGATGCACCTTTTCATTTTATAAAAAAAGGAAAAACTGTTGACCGCCTCCCGCTTGAAGCATTTTATGGAGATGCTGTCGTGGTTGAACTGGATTCTAAGGACAAGATAAATATCAGGGATCTCTCGGCTTTGAAACTTAAAGGTAAGAAAAGGGTTCTTTTTAAAACCCGTAATTCATCTTTATGGAAGAACAAAAAATTCATAAAAGACTTTGTTTACTTCACTGAAAAATCGGCTGAGCATCTTGTAAAATGCGGAGTAAAGCTTGTTGGTATTGACTATCTTTCTGTTGAAGAATATGGAAATGAAAAGCATCCGGCACACTCGGTTTTCCTTTCTGCTGAAGTCATTCTTCTTGAGGGATTGAATCTTTTGACAGTGAAGCCGGGAAATTACACGCTCTGCGCGTTTCCATTAAACCTTAAGGGGTGCGACGGGGCACCGGTTAGGGCTGTATTGATAGAGGAATAA
- a CDS encoding nucleotidyltransferase domain-containing protein, producing MDQTEIIRKAEEYIKLIREILFLRKAVLFGSYANGNPQSFSDIDIGLFIDSLDPDDDYFHLMERLYELADDIDVRIEPHLFIKSEDRSGFSEEIERTGITIG from the coding sequence ATGGATCAAACAGAAATTATTAGAAAAGCAGAAGAATATATAAAGCTAATCAGAGAGATTCTTTTTTTAAGAAAAGCTGTTCTGTTTGGGTCGTATGCCAATGGAAATCCGCAGTCTTTTAGTGATATAGATATTGGTTTGTTTATTGACAGCTTAGATCCGGATGATGATTATTTTCATTTGATGGAAAGGCTTTACGAATTAGCTGATGATATTGATGTCAGAATAGAGCCGCATCTTTTTATAAAATCTGAAGATCGATCAGGCTTCTCTGAAGAAATTGAAAGAACAGGCATTACGATAGGTTAA
- a CDS encoding glycosyltransferase family 2 protein, translating to MYNGKKISVVMPCYNEEAAIGGVIKSIPRFVDEVIVSDNNSTDRTGEIATSLGAKVVFEERKGYGRAYKTGLKCATGDIIATLDGDGTYPALAIPYLVDILLVDKLDFISARRIFSSWDILSKKNYKEAVLRYIGNTVLSLSVLFLFGKSIHDSQSGMWVFKREVLSQINVLSDGMPFSEELKIEVFTNKNLRAREIPIEFFYQKREGVSKLNLWGDGTKNLLYLFKKRFSLINGGTKW from the coding sequence ATGTATAACGGCAAAAAAATATCTGTTGTAATGCCATGTTACAATGAGGAGGCAGCAATCGGCGGAGTGATCAAGAGTATTCCCCGCTTTGTTGATGAGGTCATAGTCTCTGACAATAATTCCACGGACAGGACAGGAGAGATTGCAACTTCTCTTGGGGCAAAGGTTGTTTTCGAAGAAAGGAAAGGTTATGGACGGGCATATAAGACAGGATTGAAATGCGCGACAGGCGATATAATAGCCACACTTGACGGTGACGGAACTTATCCGGCGCTTGCCATCCCATATCTTGTTGACATACTTCTTGTTGATAAACTTGACTTCATTTCGGCAAGAAGGATCTTCTCAAGCTGGGATATCCTCAGTAAGAAGAACTATAAGGAGGCTGTGCTTAGATATATTGGCAACACGGTGCTCTCACTGTCAGTCCTCTTTCTTTTCGGGAAATCAATCCATGATTCGCAATCGGGCATGTGGGTATTTAAACGTGAAGTCTTATCCCAGATCAATGTGTTGAGCGACGGGATGCCTTTTTCCGAGGAGTTAAAGATTGAGGTATTCACGAACAAGAATCTTCGCGCAAGGGAAATTCCTATTGAATTCTTCTACCAGAAAAGGGAAGGGGTGAGCAAACTCAACCTCTGGGGCGACGGCACCAAGAACCTTCTCTATCTTTTCAAAAAGCGCTTCAGCCTCATCAATGGCGGAACAAAGTGGTGA
- a CDS encoding radical SAM protein: MKASGYLRHLGDIIRKKSSTPLYLVFFITENCTAKCVHCLLGERAARKDELTIDEIEKISASMDEILFLLLTGGEPFLRDDIAEIAYIYFKNNRVSNLGIPSNGSLQGKVVSSAEKILEKCPGIDFAIDISIDAIDAEHDRLRGYEGLFEKALWTYRELRKLKKKYNNFNLNVALTASGYNQEKLPEIYAYLKDELGADAITYLLTRGTPRDPSAKQVDINKYLELANIIENDTKKNALSGYKRFFGCDLINAMKIVRQKVIAEIVTENKSVLPCYAGSLSAVITSNGELCPCELLDRKMGNLRDANYDFKKVWNSETADNIRRYIKESKCFCTYECFLTNSILFTPSIFPTVFREWAGIKIGRMKA, translated from the coding sequence GTGAAAGCATCAGGTTATTTAAGACATCTTGGCGATATAATCAGGAAAAAATCTTCGACACCTCTCTACCTTGTTTTTTTCATCACAGAGAACTGCACGGCAAAATGTGTTCATTGCCTTCTCGGCGAAAGGGCAGCCCGCAAAGACGAACTCACCATTGATGAGATTGAAAAAATATCAGCCTCGATGGATGAGATACTTTTCCTTCTTCTTACAGGCGGAGAGCCGTTCCTTAGGGATGACATTGCGGAGATCGCTTATATCTATTTTAAGAACAACCGGGTAAGTAATCTTGGCATACCGTCTAACGGCTCGCTTCAGGGAAAAGTGGTCTCTTCTGCAGAAAAGATACTCGAGAAATGCCCGGGTATTGATTTTGCCATAGATATATCCATTGATGCGATTGATGCAGAGCATGACAGGCTTAGAGGTTATGAAGGGCTTTTCGAAAAAGCCCTGTGGACATACAGGGAACTGAGGAAACTAAAAAAGAAGTATAACAACTTCAATCTGAATGTTGCCCTTACAGCATCAGGCTACAATCAGGAAAAACTCCCTGAGATCTATGCCTATCTAAAAGATGAGCTTGGCGCTGATGCCATAACGTATCTTTTGACGAGGGGAACCCCGCGTGACCCTTCTGCAAAACAGGTAGATATTAACAAATACCTTGAGCTTGCCAATATAATTGAAAATGATACAAAGAAAAATGCATTGTCAGGGTATAAGCGTTTTTTTGGATGCGACCTTATAAATGCCATGAAAATAGTGAGGCAGAAAGTGATTGCCGAGATAGTGACAGAAAATAAATCAGTCCTCCCATGTTATGCCGGCTCTTTAAGCGCTGTCATAACAAGCAACGGGGAGCTTTGCCCCTGTGAACTGCTGGACAGAAAAATGGGAAATCTCCGTGATGCAAACTATGATTTTAAAAAAGTCTGGAACAGCGAAACTGCGGATAATATAAGGCGCTATATAAAAGAGTCAAAATGCTTCTGCACCTATGAGTGTTTTCTTACTAACAGCATACTTTTTACCCCTTCCATATTTCCCACTGTGTTCCGGGAATGGGCAGGGATAAAGATCGGGAGGATGAAAGCTTAA
- a CDS encoding NADH-quinone oxidoreductase subunit H, which produces METLSFIPLFIPLFIPPLMAIILSPLIPGVINRTKALFGGRKGQPIFQLYYDLWKLAGKGAVYSRTTSWIFRAGPIAGLSSVLIALTLIPFGGIRALIAFNGDIILFAYILGLGRVFTILAALDTGSSFEGMGASREAQFSTLAEVTLFLGLSAVVIKTGTFSISGISKALSLDTWTSSLAVLVLAGISILAVFLTENCRIPVDDPNTHLELTMIHEVMVLDHGGPDLALILYAGALKLWVLGALMAGIILPVLSSNYWMNILMTSAFLFILSVSVGIIESTMARLRLRRIPQLLIGASATAVIALALALR; this is translated from the coding sequence ATGGAAACTCTTTCATTTATTCCTCTATTTATTCCTCTATTTATTCCGCCATTAATGGCCATAATTTTATCACCACTTATCCCCGGAGTGATAAACCGTACCAAGGCGTTATTTGGAGGAAGAAAAGGCCAGCCTATTTTTCAGCTTTATTACGACCTCTGGAAACTTGCTGGCAAAGGAGCTGTTTACAGCCGTACGACATCATGGATCTTCCGGGCAGGCCCCATAGCAGGACTGTCTTCTGTTTTGATAGCGCTAACTCTCATTCCTTTCGGCGGGATCAGGGCTCTTATTGCTTTTAACGGCGACATCATACTGTTTGCGTACATACTCGGTCTTGGCCGTGTTTTTACTATCCTCGCAGCGCTCGACACAGGGTCAAGCTTTGAAGGTATGGGGGCAAGCCGCGAAGCACAGTTTTCAACCCTTGCAGAAGTCACACTTTTTTTAGGGCTTTCAGCGGTTGTGATCAAGACCGGGACATTTTCTATCTCAGGAATCTCTAAGGCTTTATCACTTGATACATGGACAAGCTCTTTGGCAGTACTTGTTCTTGCAGGTATCTCCATTCTCGCCGTATTCCTTACCGAGAATTGCCGTATCCCGGTAGATGACCCTAACACACATCTTGAACTCACTATGATTCATGAAGTAATGGTGCTGGACCACGGAGGTCCTGATTTGGCATTGATTCTTTATGCAGGAGCATTGAAGCTCTGGGTGCTTGGTGCACTGATGGCCGGAATAATCCTTCCTGTACTTAGCAGCAATTACTGGATGAACATCCTGATGACATCAGCTTTTCTGTTCATACTTTCTGTCAGCGTCGGGATCATTGAATCAACAATGGCAAGGCTCAGGCTTCGCAGGATTCCGCAACTCCTCATCGGAGCAAGCGCAACCGCGGTCATTGCACTTGCCCTGGCGCTAAGGTGA
- a CDS encoding PTS sugar transporter subunit IIA: MQLNIRDAAKLLHVSEKKIYEWIRDRKLPANQVSGRTWFNRAELLEWATSQGVNISEEIIETTDATSVSGVGSGSGSALSFSSALERGGIFYNVEGDDKPSVLKSVLDLMPLPKEADRKSLLRVLLAREELSSTGIGKGIAIPHSRNPIVFHVSQPVISLCFLKKEIDFCAIDGEPVHTLFTIVTPNARIHLQLLSRLAFALHNPSFNKVIKQKLPKEEILKMAHRIDSNIKSPGSTG; the protein is encoded by the coding sequence ATGCAGTTAAACATCAGGGACGCTGCAAAGCTTCTGCACGTCTCAGAAAAAAAAATATATGAATGGATCCGGGATCGGAAACTTCCGGCAAATCAGGTTAGCGGACGTACATGGTTCAATCGGGCCGAGCTTCTTGAATGGGCTACTTCGCAGGGCGTAAACATCTCAGAAGAAATTATTGAAACAACGGATGCCACCTCTGTTTCAGGTGTGGGTTCAGGTTCTGGCTCAGCTTTAAGTTTTTCCAGCGCTCTTGAACGGGGGGGAATTTTCTATAATGTCGAGGGTGATGACAAACCATCAGTACTTAAATCTGTTCTTGATCTCATGCCGCTTCCAAAGGAGGCTGACCGCAAGTCATTGCTGCGCGTTCTTCTTGCAAGAGAAGAATTATCATCAACCGGAATCGGCAAGGGGATAGCAATACCGCATTCCAGAAACCCTATAGTTTTTCATGTTTCACAACCTGTAATTTCTTTATGCTTTCTGAAAAAAGAGATAGATTTCTGCGCTATCGACGGAGAACCTGTTCATACTCTTTTCACGATTGTGACTCCCAATGCCCGTATTCATTTGCAACTCCTTTCAAGGCTCGCATTTGCGCTTCATAATCCTTCCTTCAACAAAGTCATCAAACAGAAACTCCCGAAGGAAGAGATTCTAAAGATGGCGCACCGGATCGATTCAAATATCAAATCACCTGGTTCAACCGGATAA